The genomic window AGGCGGACCTCCGCGCCGGCGACGAGATCGTCCGCATCAACGGGCGATCCGTGGACGGACTGAAGGCCGCGCACGCGGCGACCGCCGCCCTCCGGCCCGGCGACTCCGTGAGCCTGGTCGTCCGCCGCGAGGGCGCCGAGCGCACCGCCAACTTCAAGGCCGGGGAGGGCTTCTGAGCCATGAGACTCGGACTCGCAGCGGGGCCCCGACCCCTCCGCACTCGCGCCGGCCTGATCGCCGGCATCCCGGCCCTGGCGGTCGCCGCGGCCTGCGCGCTGGCGCAGGCCCCGCCCGCGGGCAAAGGGCCGGCGGTCGTGCCGTTCACGATGCTCCCCTCGAACCACATGCTGGTGAAGGCGAAGATCAACGGCAAGGGGCCCTATCGATTGATCTTCGACCTGGGCGCGCCGATCACCCTGCTGGGCAATCGGGCCGGCGAGGGCGCCGGCGTCATCAAGCCGGACGCGCCGCGGTCGTTCCTCATGGGCATGCGCGGCGAGGCCCAGGTGGATAAGCTCGAGGTCGGCGGCCTGACCGCGACGAAGCTGCCGGTCATCGTCTTCGACCACCCGGCGCTGAAGGTCCTGGGCGACGCGCTGGGCGAGCCGCTGGACGGGATCATCGGGTTCACCTTCTTCGCCCGGTACCGGACGACGATCGACTACCAGAAGGACGAGATGACCTTCGAGCCGGTCGACTTCCGGATCCGGGACCTGATGAAGGAGCTCCCCGACCGCCTGGCCGGCCCGAGGGAGGCCGCGCGGCGGGTGCTCGCCCCGAGGGCCGTCTGGGGCCTGAGGCTGGGCGAGCCGAAGGGGGGCGTCGATTCCCCCGGCGTGCCGATCCGCGAGGTCCTCCCGGGCTCGCCCGCGGCCGCGGCGGGCCTGAAGCCGGGCGACGTGATGACCACCCTGGGCGACCGCTGGACCACCACCGTGGCCGACGTCTTCGCCGCCGCCGGCGACGCAGAGCCCGGCAAGGACGCCCGCGTCGTCGTCCTCCGCGACGGCAAGGAGCTGGCCCTGACCGTCCGCCCCGCCGACGGGGCGTGAGGCGCGAGCGGACATCGATCGGAATATGCTCGATCAGCAATGCGATCATGGGAAGGACGACCCTCCCGGTCCCCTCCCCCCACCGCGGGGGAAGGTCAGGGAGGGGGGGCCTCGTGAGGCGGGCCATCGATCGGGGCCCGGCCCTCGTGGGAGCCGGCGCGGCCCGGCGGCCGCGCCGACAGAGGCTCACCCGGTCGCCGGGCGGAGCCGGCTCCCACGGGGC from Aquisphaera giovannonii includes these protein-coding regions:
- a CDS encoding PDZ domain-containing protein encodes the protein MRLGLAAGPRPLRTRAGLIAGIPALAVAAACALAQAPPAGKGPAVVPFTMLPSNHMLVKAKINGKGPYRLIFDLGAPITLLGNRAGEGAGVIKPDAPRSFLMGMRGEAQVDKLEVGGLTATKLPVIVFDHPALKVLGDALGEPLDGIIGFTFFARYRTTIDYQKDEMTFEPVDFRIRDLMKELPDRLAGPREAARRVLAPRAVWGLRLGEPKGGVDSPGVPIREVLPGSPAAAAGLKPGDVMTTLGDRWTTTVADVFAAAGDAEPGKDARVVVLRDGKELALTVRPADGA